In the Colletotrichum lupini chromosome 1, complete sequence genome, one interval contains:
- a CDS encoding DASH complex subunit Dad1 — protein MSSHQRTFSHSQSQSGTREKTYFEQQREELIGEIAMENADGEIQNFEQVLANINKLNRSLEAVITVGNEFSSVEALWSQFENVMAKEPEENKQGDTEEGSDGETKNEQRS, from the exons ATGTCGTCACATCAGCGGACCTTTTCCCACTCGCAATCCCAATCGGGAACGAGGGAAAAGACCTACTTTGAGCAGCAGCGCGAAGAACTCATTGGCGAAATCGCAATG GAGAATGCTGACGGGGAAATCCAGAACTTTGAGCAAGTCCTCGCCAACATCAATAAGCTGAACCGTTCGCTTGAGGCAGTCATTACG GTCGGAAACGAGTTCTCCTCCGTCGAGGCGCTGTGGTCGCAGTTCGAAAACGTAATGGCGAAAGAACCCGAGGAAAACAAGCAGGGCGATACCGAGGAGGGCAGCGATGGCGAGACGAAGAACGAGCAGAGATCATGA
- a CDS encoding aminotransferase class I and II has protein sequence MGSVKQQTSAFEQAEFIPPDAIFDVTRRYVADTDPNKVNLGQGTYRDENGQPWILPSVRLAEASLGEPGHEYLPIAGFKPFRDEAVKLVFSPTKAFAENRVASCQSLSGTGALLLAGLALKKAAAHIKTIYITDPTWSNHELLFASLGFEVKHLPYYKDRAFDFDGYISTLKSAEPSTSAVILHACAHNPTGCDPSQEQWKQIASAIVERRIFPVFDSAYLGFNSGSVDDDAWAIRYFVDELGLEAAVCMSFAKNMGLYGERVGAVTFVADTAERTKTVNSILENVQRATVSNPPAYGARIAAAVLGTPDFKEQWAKDLITMSGRIRAMRKKVYDELSRLQTPGDWSHIVKQSGMFGYTGITKAQVQHLEEKYHVYMADTSRISIAGLNEKNVEYFAKALDETVRSVQ, from the exons ATGGGTTCAGTCAAGCAGCAAACGTCAGCTTTCGAGCAAGCAGAGTTCATCCCGCCCGACGCCATCTTCGATGTCACCAGGCGCTACGTCGCTGACACGGATCCGAACAAGGTCAACCTCGGTCAAGGCACCTATCGCGATGAGAACGGTCAACCGTGGATCTTGCCATCTGTGAGACTGGCAGAAGCATCCCTTGGAGAGCCTGGGCATGAGTATCTTCCCATCGCGGGATTCAAGCCCTTCCGCGATGAAGCCGTCAAGCTCGTTTTCAGCCCCACAAAGGCATTCGCAGAGAACCGT GTCGCATCATGCCAATCGCTCTCCGGAACAGGcgccctcctcctcgccggCCTCGCCCTGAAGAAGGCCGCCGCACACATCAAGACAATCTACATCACCGACCCGACGTGGTCCAACCACGAACTCCTCTTCGCCTCCCTCGGCTTCGAGGTGAAGCACCTGCCCTACTACAAAGACCGCGCCTTCGACTTTGACGGCTACATCTCGACCTTGAAGAGCGCCGAACCGTCTACCTCGGCCGTCATCCTGCACGCCTGCGCACACAACCCCACGGGCTGCGACCCCTCGCAGGAGCAGTGGAAGCAGATCGCCTCAGCCATCGTCGAGAGGCGAATCTTCCCCGTCTTCGACTCGGCCTACCTCGGCTTCAACTCGGGCTCCGTCGACGACGACGCCTGGGCGATTCGCTATTTCGTCGACGAGCTCGGCCTCGAAGCCGCCGTGTGCATGTCGTTTGCCAAGAACATGGGTCTGTACGGCGAGCGCGTTGGCGCCGTCACGTTTGTGGCCGACACGGCGGAGAGGACGAAGACGGTCAACTCGATTCTGGAGAACGTGCAGAGGGCGACGGTGTCGAATCCGCCTGCGTACGGCGCCCGCATCGCGGCGGCGGTGCTGGGCACGCCGGATTTCAAGGAGCAGTGGGCAAAGGACCTTATTACCATGTCGGGCCGCATCCGCGCCATGCGGAAGAAGGTGTATGACGAGCTTAGTCGGCTGCAGACGCCGGGTGATTGGTCGCATATCGTGAAGCAGAGCGGCATGTTTGGGTACACGGGTATCACTAAGGCGCAGGTTCAGCACCTTGAAG AGAAATACCACGTCTACATGGCCGACACATCACGAATTTCAATTGCGGGTTTAAATGAGAAGAATGTAGAGTACTTTGCAAAGGCTCTTGATGAGACGGTTCGGAGTGTGCAATGA